From Candidatus Binatia bacterium, the proteins below share one genomic window:
- a CDS encoding beta-ketoacyl synthase N-terminal-like domain-containing protein, giving the protein MSTSSKAGSAASLPPLKRALIAIDGLKRRLDEVEMAKHEPIAVVGMGCRLPGGVRDPESFWRLLEEGRDAVQEIPSERFDVDRIFDPEPAKPGKTNSRWGAFVDDIAGFDPSFFGISAREAIGMDPQQRMSLEVAWEAIENAGIAPDRLSGCRVGVYLGLATWEYMLSHPLSSKEISGIHSVGNAHSIASGRISHFLNLKGPSLSIDSACSSSLSAVHLAVRSLRSGETDVALAGGVNASLYPDTWVVLSRGGMMDPSGRCRAFDADGKGFVRGEGCGVVVLKRLSDALAAGDPIWAVVRGTASHQDGRSAGVTAPCGIAQETVIREALADAGRPPEAIGYVESHGTGTPLGDPIEMEALKTVFGDAAAGERCAIGAVKTNIGHLEAAAGIAGFIKAVLVLAHETVPANLHFKKLSPYISLDGSCLEVPTANRALLPREGHRRCAGVSSFGFSGTNVHTVLEEAPVEPAAGESRPAQILALSAASSSALDQVGAEVATFLDEHPEVDLADVAHTLRVGRSRLPHRRLLVARDREDATSVLRAADPTRLFETVSDELSRPVAFLFSGLGDQYAGMGAELYSTEPTFRRLVDEGCETLRPLIGRDVLALLYPPAAKPEPSSASGGGIDLRQMLAGRGGRKGGSTDPLHQTLIGQPATLVVEYALAQLLMEWGVRPRAVMGHSLGEITAACVAGVFSFADGLRLAAKRAQLIEEEMPAGGMCAASLSEDELRPLLPSGVSLAAVNAPALCVASGSIEGLEALEEGLRSRGVTHRRMAASHAYHSTSMERIAGRLAEFVGSLERHPARMSVVSNVTGDWLLPDAMAEPEYWARHLCATVRFADGATTLWSQDPSMVFVEVGPGQALGSFAHQLPVESGAARMVLPTIRASYDKQRDLDFLLASVGKLWLSGVEVDWDGFAAHEDRRNIRLPVYPFQHARYWPSAAGSEAVAPIAEAARSPVWKRDRGSVRPTDVAGDRPCVVLSRTRETGAAFAAHLIAGGRTVIWAHEGETFEFFGDNRFSIDLSDAEDLDEILKYAWGSTGAAPQIVNVVGLDPVASGDGDAAAGDAKVVARSTAALADALDRGGLRQDVELMVVTSHAESPTPGADLSSPIAIARSAGQALCHRLPSGHARMVDVAVAGPADLPAAIAAVAQELALEAGSLRVAHRAGRRWERKTEPVSRTAPADESVLAGDVLLVVRSADPVDDALTRILEGRADVRVVEADAASVVDTAARLSDERIPVRGVLVSVGERPEPTNGSRDPERTPTHWIDPLCAEAEMLRRVVERLAPEFVVLLSRFDEPMHAEPLAAEAIFFEACAAVQVVSLRVAPGADLAEMLDPAQLDAIIDAGRSRMDLLAAVEVPPERPAQESAPGTAEALTSGHGRPDLLTPYVAPRDEIEERLTALWVDLLATESIGVHDSFLELGGNSLMATDLAYRVHSAFGRILPLQDFFAAPTISGLAETLRREAGASGDAGLTCSAESQIATISP; this is encoded by the coding sequence GTGAGCACATCGAGCAAGGCCGGTTCCGCGGCGTCACTGCCGCCTCTCAAGCGGGCGTTGATCGCCATCGACGGGTTGAAGCGGAGACTCGACGAGGTCGAGATGGCCAAGCACGAGCCCATTGCCGTCGTCGGTATGGGCTGTCGCTTGCCGGGCGGAGTTCGAGACCCCGAGTCGTTCTGGCGGCTCCTCGAAGAAGGACGAGATGCGGTACAGGAGATCCCGTCGGAGCGCTTCGACGTCGACCGGATTTTCGATCCGGAACCGGCGAAGCCCGGGAAGACGAACTCGCGTTGGGGCGCCTTCGTTGACGACATCGCCGGATTCGATCCGAGCTTCTTCGGAATCTCGGCGCGCGAAGCGATCGGCATGGATCCCCAGCAGCGCATGAGCCTCGAGGTCGCGTGGGAGGCGATCGAGAACGCGGGGATTGCGCCGGATCGCCTGAGTGGATGTCGGGTCGGCGTCTATCTGGGACTCGCGACCTGGGAGTACATGCTGAGCCATCCCCTCTCGTCCAAGGAGATCTCCGGAATCCACTCGGTCGGGAATGCGCACAGCATTGCGAGTGGGCGGATCTCGCACTTCTTGAACCTGAAGGGGCCTAGCCTTTCGATCGACTCCGCGTGCTCGTCGTCGTTGAGTGCCGTCCATCTCGCGGTTCGTTCGCTGCGCAGCGGCGAGACCGACGTGGCGCTCGCGGGCGGCGTGAACGCCAGTCTCTACCCGGATACGTGGGTCGTTCTCTCCAGAGGCGGAATGATGGACCCGAGCGGTCGGTGCCGGGCCTTCGACGCGGATGGCAAGGGATTCGTTCGCGGCGAAGGGTGTGGTGTCGTGGTTTTGAAGCGTCTCTCGGACGCGCTCGCTGCCGGCGATCCCATCTGGGCCGTCGTGCGCGGAACGGCCAGCCATCAGGATGGTCGCAGCGCCGGTGTGACCGCGCCTTGCGGCATCGCGCAGGAGACGGTGATTCGCGAGGCGCTCGCCGACGCCGGACGTCCCCCCGAAGCGATCGGCTACGTCGAGTCGCACGGAACGGGGACACCGCTCGGCGACCCGATCGAGATGGAGGCGCTGAAGACGGTCTTCGGAGACGCGGCGGCGGGCGAGCGATGCGCGATCGGAGCCGTGAAGACCAACATCGGTCACCTGGAAGCGGCCGCGGGCATCGCGGGGTTCATCAAGGCGGTCCTGGTTCTCGCTCACGAGACCGTTCCCGCGAACCTGCACTTCAAGAAACTGAGCCCCTACATCTCGCTCGACGGAAGCTGTCTCGAGGTTCCCACTGCAAATCGCGCGCTTCTTCCCAGAGAGGGACATCGTCGCTGCGCAGGTGTGAGCTCGTTCGGGTTCTCCGGAACGAACGTTCACACCGTCCTCGAGGAGGCTCCCGTCGAGCCGGCCGCCGGAGAGTCCCGTCCCGCCCAGATCCTGGCTCTCTCGGCCGCGAGCTCGTCAGCGTTGGATCAAGTGGGAGCAGAGGTCGCGACCTTCTTGGACGAGCATCCGGAGGTCGATCTCGCGGACGTCGCACATACGCTACGCGTCGGCCGGAGCCGTCTCCCGCACCGTCGCTTGTTGGTGGCGCGCGACCGCGAGGACGCCACGAGTGTGTTGCGGGCAGCGGACCCGACGCGTCTGTTCGAAACGGTCAGCGACGAGCTGAGCCGCCCGGTCGCGTTTCTGTTCTCGGGCCTTGGGGATCAGTACGCGGGGATGGGAGCGGAACTCTACTCGACCGAGCCGACGTTCCGGAGGCTCGTCGACGAAGGCTGCGAAACCTTGCGTCCCCTGATTGGTCGCGACGTCCTCGCGCTTCTCTACCCGCCTGCCGCGAAACCCGAACCGTCGAGTGCATCCGGCGGCGGAATCGATCTGCGTCAGATGCTCGCGGGTCGCGGCGGGCGAAAAGGGGGATCCACGGATCCGCTGCACCAGACCTTGATTGGGCAGCCCGCCACGCTGGTCGTCGAGTACGCTCTGGCGCAGCTGCTCATGGAGTGGGGGGTCCGTCCTCGCGCGGTGATGGGGCACAGTCTCGGCGAGATCACCGCGGCGTGCGTCGCGGGCGTGTTCTCCTTCGCCGATGGTCTTCGTCTGGCCGCGAAGCGCGCACAACTCATCGAGGAGGAGATGCCCGCCGGAGGGATGTGCGCGGCGTCGCTGTCCGAAGACGAGCTGCGCCCACTTCTGCCTTCCGGTGTGTCGCTCGCGGCCGTGAACGCGCCCGCTCTGTGCGTCGCGTCGGGGTCGATCGAAGGTCTGGAGGCGTTGGAAGAAGGGCTGCGCTCGCGCGGCGTGACCCACCGACGGATGGCGGCGAGCCACGCGTATCACTCGACGTCGATGGAGAGGATCGCCGGGCGGCTGGCGGAGTTCGTGGGAAGCCTGGAGCGCCATCCGGCCCGGATGTCCGTCGTGTCGAACGTCACCGGGGATTGGCTTTTGCCCGACGCGATGGCGGAGCCGGAGTATTGGGCGCGCCACCTGTGCGCGACGGTGCGTTTTGCCGACGGCGCGACCACGCTGTGGAGCCAGGATCCCAGTATGGTGTTCGTGGAGGTCGGACCGGGGCAGGCGCTCGGGAGCTTTGCGCACCAGCTCCCGGTAGAGAGCGGCGCGGCGCGAATGGTTCTCCCGACCATTCGGGCATCGTACGACAAGCAGCGCGACCTGGACTTCCTTCTCGCGTCGGTGGGGAAGCTCTGGCTGTCGGGTGTCGAGGTCGACTGGGACGGATTTGCCGCACACGAGGATCGGCGGAATATCCGCCTCCCGGTCTATCCGTTCCAACACGCGCGATACTGGCCGAGCGCCGCGGGCAGCGAGGCCGTCGCGCCGATCGCCGAAGCCGCGCGTTCGCCGGTATGGAAGCGAGATCGCGGCAGCGTGCGCCCAACGGACGTCGCCGGTGACCGCCCGTGTGTCGTGCTGAGCCGCACGCGGGAAACCGGTGCGGCGTTTGCGGCGCACCTCATCGCCGGCGGACGCACGGTGATCTGGGCTCATGAAGGGGAGACCTTCGAGTTCTTCGGAGACAATCGTTTCTCGATCGATCTCTCGGACGCCGAGGATCTGGACGAGATCTTGAAGTACGCCTGGGGAAGCACCGGCGCCGCACCACAGATCGTGAACGTCGTGGGTTTGGATCCCGTTGCCAGTGGTGACGGGGACGCGGCAGCGGGTGACGCGAAGGTCGTCGCTCGGAGCACCGCGGCGCTGGCCGATGCACTGGACCGGGGAGGGCTCCGACAGGACGTCGAGCTGATGGTCGTGACCTCGCACGCGGAGTCGCCTACACCAGGTGCCGATCTCTCGTCGCCAATCGCGATCGCCCGCTCCGCCGGGCAGGCGCTTTGCCACCGATTGCCGTCCGGGCACGCGAGGATGGTCGATGTCGCGGTGGCCGGGCCGGCAGATCTTCCCGCCGCGATCGCGGCGGTAGCCCAGGAGCTAGCGCTCGAGGCGGGAAGCCTCCGCGTGGCTCACCGCGCCGGCCGTCGTTGGGAGCGCAAGACGGAACCCGTGTCGCGGACGGCGCCGGCCGACGAGTCCGTTCTGGCGGGAGACGTCCTGCTGGTGGTACGGAGCGCGGACCCGGTCGACGATGCGCTGACGCGGATCCTCGAAGGCCGAGCCGATGTTCGCGTGGTCGAAGCGGACGCCGCGTCGGTCGTCGACACCGCCGCCCGCCTGAGCGACGAGCGAATCCCGGTCCGCGGAGTTCTCGTGTCCGTGGGCGAGCGTCCGGAGCCGACCAACGGGAGCCGCGACCCGGAGCGGACGCCGACGCATTGGATCGATCCCTTGTGCGCAGAGGCGGAGATGCTCCGGCGCGTGGTCGAGAGGCTGGCGCCCGAGTTCGTCGTCCTCCTCTCGAGATTCGACGAGCCCATGCACGCAGAGCCGCTCGCGGCAGAAGCGATCTTCTTCGAAGCGTGTGCGGCGGTGCAGGTCGTGTCGCTGCGGGTGGCGCCCGGCGCGGACCTCGCGGAGATGCTCGATCCGGCTCAGCTCGATGCGATCATCGACGCCGGTCGTTCGCGGATGGACCTTCTGGCTGCTGTCGAAGTAC